The following are encoded together in the Ignatzschineria indica genome:
- a CDS encoding HNH endonuclease, with amino-acid sequence MRNLKHYSESSSDFLDKVIQSKRTRKNDISPPYKERITTLSSRIKKNFEEYENCFERNNLEDLTPRHTYNSKEEKDIKELYSYSSTHFKQLRKNILTLDGNRQLDTCQYCTIDSISSFDHIAPQSIFPQFSAHPKNLFPACSICNTKKGNAWLNQNSELHVLNLYLDILPETQYLFVKITKEDDSFSVSFFLENRNNICPELFQKIENHYTTLNLLERFSHKASGIISEFETTIKNFLKYPLTFEDIIQTLSQITADKSRITGLNHYKNVIELELCNNYEFKKFISSKYLTTNRTTS; translated from the coding sequence ATGAGGAACTTAAAACATTACTCTGAGTCTAGTTCTGATTTCTTAGATAAAGTTATCCAGTCTAAAAGAACAAGAAAAAATGATATCTCTCCTCCTTACAAAGAAAGAATAACAACTCTTTCCTCTCGTATAAAAAAGAACTTTGAAGAATATGAAAATTGTTTTGAGCGTAACAACCTAGAAGATCTTACCCCAAGACATACCTATAACTCCAAAGAAGAAAAAGATATTAAAGAGCTATATAGTTATTCTTCTACTCATTTTAAACAATTAAGAAAAAATATTTTAACTTTAGATGGTAACAGACAATTAGATACTTGTCAGTACTGCACTATCGATAGCATCAGCTCATTTGATCATATCGCTCCACAGTCAATTTTCCCCCAGTTTTCAGCACATCCTAAAAACCTATTCCCAGCATGTTCTATTTGCAATACAAAGAAAGGGAATGCTTGGCTAAATCAAAACTCAGAACTACATGTATTAAATTTATATTTAGATATACTACCTGAGACTCAGTACCTCTTTGTCAAAATAACCAAAGAAGATGATTCTTTTTCTGTATCTTTTTTCCTTGAAAATCGAAATAACATATGCCCTGAATTATTTCAGAAAATTGAAAATCATTATACAACTTTAAATTTACTAGAGAGATTCTCTCACAAAGCTTCCGGTATTATTTCCGAATTTGAAACTACTATAAAAAACTTTTTGAAATATCCTCTTACATTCGAGGATATTATACAGACTCTAAGTCAGATAACAGCTGATAAGTCTCGTATAACAGGACTGAATCATTATAAAAATGTTATAGAACTTGAGTTATGTAATAATTATGAGTTCAAAAAATTTATTAGTAGCAAATACCTTACTACTAATAGAACCACATCCTAA